The Miscanthus floridulus cultivar M001 chromosome 7, ASM1932011v1, whole genome shotgun sequence genome includes a region encoding these proteins:
- the LOC136465761 gene encoding uncharacterized protein, protein MKYDLDHAKWDSSNRKCLMVIKGSIEDPIRGSIPEYITATEYLKKVESQFTGSSKAYASTLIKKLVNEKYTGGGIREHILKMSNITSKLKPMDMGLKDEFLVHLIFASLPKEYETFVVNYNLQPDKWDIEKLIAMCVQEEKRLKSSHGDSINHVKENKKNFNNKNAKLKSSHGDSINHVKENKKNFNNKNAKPQEKPQWDNSSFSKPQENAP, encoded by the coding sequence ATGAAGtacgatcttgatcatgcaaagtGGGATAGTTCAAACCGTAAGTGTTTGATGGTGATTAAGGGCTCTATTGAGGATCCAATAAGGGGATCAATCCCAGAATATATCACCGCCACTGAGTATctcaagaaggtggagagtcagtttactggctcttcaaaggcttatgcaagcactcTTATTAAGAAGTTAGTCAATGAGAAATACACTGGTGGCGGAATTAGAGAGCACATATTAAAGATGAGCAACATTACAtccaagctcaaaccaatggacatggggctcaaagatgagttcctagttcatttgatttttgcatcTTTACCCAAAGAGTATGagacctttgttgttaattataACTTACAACCAGATAAGTGGGACATTGAaaagctcattgccatgtgtgtgcaagaagagaagaggcttaaaagctcacatggtgactctatcaaccatgtgaaggaaaataaaaagaacTTTAACAACAAGAACGCTAAACTTAAAAGCTCACATGGTGACTCCATCAACCATGtgaaggaaaataaaaagaacTTTAACAACAAGAACGCTAAACCACAAGAGAAACCTCAGTGGGACAATAGCTCATTCTCTAAGCCACAAGAAAATGCCCCATAG
- the LOC136465759 gene encoding CASP-like protein 4D1, translating to MALSRMAWIAAGLLARLLMIAVLAMTVQSRFANRVHYDFKAAGYNNDLQSYTYVVVAAVVGMAGSVLQIPVAVYLLCRSKRMTPRSLILDVSMYADIVVTVVMASGVGAGFGATDDVLEYVKHGSRWGDDATQDLVKYYQKGVIAIVFLLIGMLLSVCATVVSTRLRVRAASNDDIAYV from the exons ATGGCGCTGTCGAGGATGGCGTGGATCGCCGCCGGCCTGCTTGCGCGGCTGCTGATGATCGCCGTCCTGGCCATGACCGTGCAGTCGAGGTTCGCGAACAGAGTCCATTACGACTTCAAGGCCGCCGGCTACAACAACGATCTCCAGAGCTACAC GTACGTGGTGGTCGCGGCGGTCGTCGGGATGGCGGGCAGCGTGCTGCAGATCCCCGTCGCCGTCTACCTCCTCTGCAGGAGCAAGCGGATGACGCCCAGATCCCTCATCCTCGACGTCAGTATGTACGCCGACATT GTGGTGACCGTGGTGATGGCCAGCGGCGTCGGCGCGGGCTTCGGCGCCACTGACGACGTCCTGGAGTACGTCAAGCATGGCTCGCGATGGGGAGACGACGCCACGCAAGACCTCGTCAAGTACTACCAGAAGGGGGTCatcgccatcgtcttcctcctcatcgGCATGCTCCTGTCCGTGTGCGCCACCGTCGTCTCCACCAGGCTCCGGGTCAGGGCAGCAAGCAACGACGACATCGCCTACGTCTGA